One Bos taurus isolate L1 Dominette 01449 registration number 42190680 breed Hereford chromosome 16, ARS-UCD2.0, whole genome shotgun sequence DNA window includes the following coding sequences:
- the VAMP3 gene encoding vesicle-associated membrane protein 3, which yields MTTNAPAGSSAAAGSSRRLQQTQNQVDEVVDIMRVNVDKVLERDQKLSELDDRADALQAGASQFETSAAKLKRKYWWKNCKMWAIGITVVVIIIIIIVVWSISS from the exons AT GACTACAAATGCACCTGCAGGTTCAAGCGCTGCCGCTGGCAGTAGTAGAAGACTTCAGCAGACACAAAATCAAGTGGATGAG GTGGTGGACATCATGAGAGTCAATGTGGATAAAGTGTTGGAAAGAGACCAGAAGCTCTCTGAGTTGGATGACCGTGCAGATGCGCTACAAGCAGGAGCCTCCCAATTTGAAACAAGTGCTGCCAAGTTGAAGAGAAAATACTGGTGGAAGAATTGCAAG ATGTGGGCGATAGGAATCACCGTTGtggtcatcatcatcatcatcatcgtcG TGTGGAGTATATCTTCCTGA